Genomic window (Rhodopirellula bahusiensis):
GTGAAATGCTAGGTTCTCTTGGTTCCTCTCTACTGACCGGTGAAGCAACCTGACTGGTCGCGTCTTTGGAGAACTGCTAAACGCCGAGGCTTTAGAATGGATACTTATAAAACAGCTGGTTGGTTTAAATTCCAGGAAGACATAAAAGAGCACTTTCTTTCGCTGGGCGCTGATGCTGAAACAAATGTGTCAGTTCAGGGTGCTCGGACCATTCATGATGTTGACGTTCTCGTTCGCACACGTTTTTTAGGTGAAAACCTTCAGTGGATAGTCGAGGCTAAGCACTGGAAAACAAAAATCACCAAGTTGCACGTACTCGCACTGCGAACGATCGCAGATGACGTCGGCGCAGACCGAGCGTTCATCGTATCGACGAGCGGATTCCAGAAAGGGGCGTACGAAGCAGCAGACAACACGAACGTGACTTTGAAAACTTTTAAAGAATTAAGGGAACATACGAGAGAGCTTGTTGAAAGCGAAATCCTAGAGTCATACAAACAGAGATTGCGTCTCACCGAAAAGCGTTGTTTGGCACATTCAAAGTCCAGAAGGATTAAATACGGTCTTCGCCATGAGCGAGTATTTGGGTCTGGCGAATTTTCTGCCGCCGAAATACTCATGAAAGCTCACACCGCGATAGTTTTGGCCGAAAATCGCCAGTATCCCATTGATTTGGAAATGTACCTCACCGACCGCAAGGGCGAGTCTGTCGCCTACAGTTTCCAACAGCTGATCAACTGGCTGAATCTCAATCTCAACCACTTTGATGAGCGTCTGCTCAAGGCCGAGTGGGATATGGCTAAGAATGGCGACTACATCCCGTCCGGCAAAATTACTCAATCGGAATATGTGCTATTCGGAGATGCCTTAGCGGAGGCTCTGCGGTTATTGTTTTCGAATTCGCACGACGGAACATACATGGATCGAACGTAATTTTGGTTGACCTAAGCCAACTGAGGCAGAGGCACGATTTGTTTTATAGAGTTGTTCGTTGTGTCCTGTTTGATCGATAGCTAGTTAGTGACGAGATCAAAGCGGACGGGGGTCCTTGTTGTTTCCATTCGCCTATTTATGACTCCCGCGCCCGTCGATTGTCTGTGAACGATTTTTTGGTTTGCTGCTGGACTAATTCGTTCCGAGTTGATTCTCACAACCGCTTTTCCTGCGGGGTCCATGGAAAAACGGAAAGGTCACAGTACCAAAGGGCGGAAACGCAGAAAGCCTTTTCAGATTATGGAAATAGTACGGGAAGATCTCTTTCGGGAACTTAGCTCGACATATTCCAACCGGGAATTGCCGTGCGACGAGATCGTTGCCATTCAGACGCCCAGAATAGACCTCCATTCTGCTGACATTCTGCACCGTGAAAGCATGCGAGCGGAGATTTCGTGAGCAGCGTTGCGGTTGACGTGGACAGTGGTGGGCGAGTTCGCGGTTGGCTGCAAGGTTGGATTGGCTTGAATGCTGGCGCGATAACCGGGCCTAACGGCCTGCGGCTGAAGTGAACGTGGTTTTGTGAGCCTGCCTCTTCGACAAATTTGGAAACAACCTGCAAGATGCTAGCCACATTCTGAATCGTTCCGTCACCCGGCAGCTGCCATTGCAACGATCAATGCCGTTCAGGCGTGCGGGAACGAGAGATCTACAGGCTGAATCAAAACAGCTCGATGGCTGCGATGGCTTCGGCGACTCTTTCGATCGTTCCCGAGGCGTCAATGACGTGGGTGCGACCACCGGCGTTGGGCAACTCGTCCAAGAACGCTTGACGGACCTTGGCCATGTAGTCCACGCCTCGCGATTCCATCCGATCGGGTTCGCCACCGACTCGTCGCATCGAGATCTCAGCGGGTAGATCCAGCAACAGCGTCACGTCGGGCTGGATGCCACCACACGCTAATCGTCCCAGTCTCCAAAGCGTTTGCGAATCGACTTCGCCGCCGACACTTTGATAGACCACGTTGGCCAGCAAGAACCGGTCACTGATCACCGTCACTCCATCGGCCAATGCCGAACGAAGCGTCGATTCAATCATTTCGCAGCGACTGGCCATGAACAACATCGCTTCGGTGCGACGATGCATTTGCAGATCACTGTCCAGTAACATCGCACGCAGCTTTGTCCCCAAATCCGTCGATCCGGGATCTCGAACGCACAGCACTTCACGACCTTCGGATCGCAAACGCTCGGTCAAAATTTCGATTTGGGACGACTTCCCAACCCCGTCGATTCCGTCCAGTGTGATCAAGCGACCCGGGTACGGGTGAGATGGCTCCTGGGTCATCAAAACGTCCCCGTCGAATAGGCATCGGCTTTGCCCACAATCGGCAAATGAGCGTATTCAGCCACCACCCAACCACCGTGGGCCGCGTTGGGGTCGCCACTCTTTTCAAACGTCAGCATCAGTCGTCGCGGGATCGAGACATTTTTGATTGACCCCCGTTTTTCGCTGACGGTCACTTTCACGGTCATGTCCACGTTGGCTTGCGGAGGAACGGCCCCCTGCACCATTTTGATGGATCGAATGTTGCCGACTTTGGCGACCTCAAATTCATAGCGTTGCAGTTCGGTTCCGGCTTGGGCCTTCGTTTTCTCGGCACCAATCAACTCCACCACGTCATCGTAGCGTTCCTCTTCGACGGCTTGGGCCACATCGTAAATCAAGGTTTCAATGCGTTCTTCGTCAGTCACCCAGTTGCCGGCGATGACCCAGGCCAAAGGGATCAAAGCGGCACAAACCAAGCCGCTGATCACCAAAGCTTTTTTGCCCGTTTGCAACCAACTGTAGATCAATGCAGCGGCCAAAACCCCCAGCATGATCGAAATCACGAGCGGTTGTTCAGCGAGCAGTTGAGTCATCGTGAGAGCCAGAAAAGAGGAAGAGAGCCGCCAGGTTGCGTTTCGCTGGGGTCACCCCAGGAACCGCGATTCGATACGATAACCGCATTCGATCTCAGCGCCGCGTGGGTCGCCCTGATCCCATTGGTCATCCCGTTCATTTTAGCCACTTGTTCCATGAAACGTGTTTCGTTGCCAGTCGTCTCCGCCCAGGATTACCGCGGGGCGGTCGAAGGCGAATTGTGGGAGTTGAGACCTGCCGCCGTCGCGGGCTCCTTCTCGGCTCGTTCACAACCCGTCAACGATTCACCTGAAGCGATCGCGAAGCTGGCGGAGAGCATGTTGCAAACGCCGGCGGACTTCCCGACCGTTGTTGAAGCGATTGTTCCGGGCGACCATGTGGCCCTGGCGGTCGACCCCAACGTCCCACGAATTTCGGATGTGCTGAGCGGCGTGCTGTCGTTGTTGGGCCAAGCCAACGCGGGCAAGGTCAGCGTCGTGCTATGGAACGAAGCCGACGACGCCTTGGTCTCACGACTGCAAGAAACACTCGACGAGGTGCAGTCCGGCCAAGCAACCCTCAAGCCGATGAAGGTCGAGGTGGTTCGCCACGAACCCCATCGCCGCGAAAGCCTGCGTTACATCGTTGCGGATGAAAACGCGGAAGCGGTCTACTTGGCAAAGGACTTGGTCGACGCCGACTTCACCTTGCCAATCCTCTCCGCGCGAGCCCGTGACGCAATCAACAACATTGACCCGACGGGAATCTTTCCACTCTTCGCCGACGCCGCGACCCAACATCGGTACCAAACGGGCGTGACAACGGAACCGTCCGAAGCGGCTTGGTTGCTGGGCGTGCAAGTCATGATGCTGGTTTCCGCCGACGCCGCCGGCGAACTTGGTCGCTTGATCGCGGGCACGCCAGATGCTTTGCGCCATGAGTTGACCAACTTGTACGCCAGTGGAGAAACGGCGGACCAAGAAGCTTGGGACCGCGACGAATCAGAGACCGCTTCGCCCACCGTCAGCGAGACGGTTCCCACCGCGGAAATGGTGGTCGCTGCTCTCGATGGAGATCAAACCTCGCAAACCTGGGCCAACCTGGCTCGCGCAGCCATCGCCGCCGGACGCCACGTCACACCTGGTGGAACGATTGTGATTTGGTCGCAAGTCGACACACCGCCCAGTCCCGTGTGGATGCGTGAACTTGGACAACCGCCGATTGGCATTGAGTCCAGCGATACCGAAACGGAGTCCGACGATGCCGAGTCCGAAGAGAACAATACCGCCGCGTTGGATCAAGACACGGCTTTCAAAAGCTGGGATACCGAAACACCTTTGGCCCAGCAATGGAATCAATTGATTGCGGATGGGCATGTTCTGCTGCACTGCCAACTGGACGATGACGTGATCGAATCACTCGGGATGGGAGTCATCCATTCGGTCGAAGAACTTCGAACGCTCGGAGCACGTCTCAATGGTGCCGGAGTATTGCGTGCGGCGCACTACCACACCGAATCCATCGTTGCCTTCTCCATGACCGATGAGGAGGTTGAACCATGAAGAAGAAACCGAGCGCAGCCACCGTCAAAAAGTCAGCCAAGAAATCAACTTCGCGAAAATCAGCGAAGAAGTCTTCTCGCAAAGCACATCCCGCCGCTCACCCCGCCAGTGACAAGAGTGTCGCCAAACCCGCCGCCAAGAAGGCGAAGAAATCGGTAAAGAAAAAGGCGGCAAAAAAGTCCGCCGTCAAAAGCGTTCGTAAGAAGGATTCCAAGTCGGCAAAACCTTCGCAAGAACGCATCGAGAAGGCGTTTCGCTATTGCCCGTCTTGTCGAACACCCAATGACAACCCTGGTGCGATCCCGTTTCGTTGCGAGGAGTGCGGTTTCGCATTCTTCTTCGGACCGGTCGCTGCTGTTGGAGCCCTGGTCGTCAACGAAGCCCAAGAACTGTTGCTCGTTCGTCGAGCACGCGACCCGGGAAAAGGACAATGGGGATTGCCGGGTGGCTTTGTCGATCGAGGCGAATCCATCGAGGGAGCTTTGCACCGTGAAGTTGCCGAAGAGACTCAGTTGAAATTGACCGAACTGTCACTATTGACGACTGGACCGAACAATTACACCTACGCCGGTGTGACCGCCGACGTGATCGATTTGTTCTTTGTATGCAAGGTTCCCGCGGATTCAAAAATCCAATTGGAACTTGCCGAACTGAGCGAGTTCAAATGGTGTGTGCCAACCAAACGCGAACTGAACAACATGGCGTTCCCGTCCAATCGAATTGCGGTTGAAAAGTGGCTGCGAGAACGTAAGAAGCAGGTCTCCAAATGAAACCAACGAACAAAATGATCCCTGCTACTCGATCGTTGATGTACTCAGCGATTGCCCGACAAACAATGCGGACTTGCATCGGGTTGATGTTGCTCCTCGTGTTGTCAGCGACCGGCGGCTGCGTCAATTCAGCCGGCAAAACCAAGAGCGACAAACTGCAAGTTCTCGCGACCACCGCGATGGTGGGCGACGTTGTCAAAGCAATCGGTGGCGACAAGATCGAGGTCACCGTGTTGCTCGGGCCCGGAGTCGACCCGCACCTCTACAAAACGACTCGCGACGACGTCGCTCAAATTCTGGAAGCTGACGTCGTGTTCTATTCGGGCCTGATGCTCGAAGGAAAAATGACCGACACGTTTGCCAAAGTCGGCAAGAACAAACCCGTTTTCGCGGTGACTGAAGACCTGGACGACAGCCGTCTGTTGTCCGATTCTCAACAAACCGACCATCCCGATCCACACGTTTGGTTCGATGTTGAACTTTGGTCGCTGACGGCCAACAAAGTCGCCAAAGTCTTGGGGGACGAATTGCCCTCGCACATCAATGCATTCGAGAAGAACTCGGTGAACTACCAAGCGGAATTGCGAAATCTCGCCGCGGATGCGAAAGCCGCTCTCGCAACGATTCCGAAGGAACAACGCATCCTGATCACCTCGCACGATGCGTTTGGCTACCTCGGACGAGCGTATGACATCGAGGTGATGGGTGTGCAGGGAATTTCAACCGACTCAGAAGCCGGACTGCAACGCATCAACCAACTCGTTGACTTGATCGTCGAGAAGAAGGTTCCCGCCGTGTTTGTCGAAACCAGCGTGAACGGAAAAAGCATCCAAGCCTTGATCGATGGTGCCAAATCCCGCGGGCACACAGTCACAATTGGTGGCGAACTATACTCCGACGCAGCCGGCGAAGCAGGGACCTATGAAGGAACCTATTTGGGCATGATTGATCACAATGTGACTTTGATCACCCGAGCCTTGGGAGGCGACGCCCCCGAAAAAGGATTGCGAGGCAAACTCGGCATGGACGCGGAAACGACACCCGAAACATCGAACGCCCCGAACTAGATTTCGTCCTAGCAGCCTGTTGATTTAATGAGCCGCACCGCGTCAGGAACCATTCGGAAACAACTTCGGGATTTAAAAGGTAGCGGAAGGGCGCGAGCCCTCCGGTGACACACCGGGCGGCTCGCGCCGCTCCGCTAAAGCCGAACTTGATTCCGAACGGTTCCTTAGCGACGGTTGACCAGACGCCAACCGGGGCTAACGCCCATCGGCTAATTGTTGTCATTCGGTATACAACTCAATCAACAGCCCGCTAGTCCAGCCCCTCAGTGTTAGTCCATGAGTTCGTCCGCCACCCCCGCCGACTCCTTTGTTTCGAACAAACCCGCCGGATCAACCGGCGACGGCGAAGGTTCGTCTTCGATCGCGTTGAAGGTCGACGATCTGACGGTGGCCTATCATCGCAAACCAGTCATCTGGGATGTCGAGCTTGAGATCCCAGCGGGCAACTTGGTTGGAATCGTTGGCCCCAACGGAGCCGGCAAAAGCACGCTGCTGAAAGCGGCCATGGACCTGATCCCGCGAGCGTCCGGGCGAGTCGAGTTTTTTGGGCAACCCTATTCCAAATCACGTGGCCGTGTGGGCTATGTCCCGCAACGCGAAAGCGTGGACTGGGACTTTCCAGTCGATGCACTCGACGTGGTGACAATGGGACTGTATCGACAATTGGGTTGGTGCATGCCGGTTCGGAAGAAGCATCGCGACATGGCTCGGGAAGCGCTCGCACGCGTTGGCATTGCGGACCTGGCACATCGTCAAATCAGTCAACTTTCCGGCGGCCAACAACAACGCACGTTCCTGGCACGAGCACTCGTGCAGAATGCGGATCTCTACTTGATGGACGAACCGCTGGCTGCGGTTGATGCGGCGACGGAAGCTGCGATCATCGATTTGCTGCGCCAAATGCGCGCGGATGGAAAAACGGCGGTCGTCATTCACCACGACTTGCAATCGGTCCCCGACTACTTTGACTACGTCGTGTTGTTGAACATGCGAGTCGTCGCGTCAGGTAAAACCGACGAAGTCTTCACCAGCGAGAATCTGCAGAAGACTTATGGTGGACGATTGACGTTGCTGGACGAAGCCACCGAAGCGATGCGTCGCCGGGAACGGTCAATCTGATGACCGAACAACTTTGGCGTGTGATCAGTCTGCAGGATCACAACACACGAGTCGTGATCTTTGGCGCCGCGATGTTGGGGCTCGCTGCGGGTTTGGTGGGCTGCTTCACGCTGCTTCGCCGTCGCGCATTGGTCGGCGATGCACTCGCTCATGCGGCGCTACCCGGAATCGCGATCGCATTCCTTTGGGTCTCGGCAATGGGCGGCAATGGACGTTCGCTGCCTGTCTTGCTGGCGGGCGCCACCGTGTCGGGCTTGTTTGGAATCGCTTCGATCTTGATCATTCGTCGCGGCACTCGCATCAAGGAGGACGCGGCTCTCGGAATCGTGCTCAGCGTCTTCTTTGGATTGGGTTTGGAACTGTTGGGGATTGCCCAGCAAATGAAGAACGGCAACAAAGCCGGGCTGGAATCTTTCATCTATGGTAAGACCGCCTCGATGGTCGAAAGCGATGCGTGGTTGATCACGGTCGCTTCGTTGATCTGCGTGGTCGTTTGCGTGGGTCTGTTCAAAGAATTCAAACTGCTGTGCTTTGACGAGGCTTTCGCGGGCTCGCGTGGTTACCCGGTCGTCTTGCTCGACGCCGCACTGATGAGCGTGGTGGTCGTGATCACGATCATCGGACTGCAGGCCGTCGGATTGGTTTTGGTGATTGCACTGTTGGTCATTCCCGCCGCATCGGCTCGGTTTTGGACGGACCGATTGGTTTGGATGATGGTGCTTTCATCGGCCATCGGCATGACGGGATGCTTGATCGGAGCCGCCGCCAGCGCGATGCTGCCGCGATTGCCCAGCGGCGCGATGATCGTGTTGACCACCGGTGTTGGTTTCCTCATCAGTTTCTTTGTTGGGGCTCGCCGCGGTTTGTTGATTCGCATGTGGCGTCGTCGGTCTCTCAACGCCAGCATCGATCGTCAACACCTTCTGCGAGAACTCTATGAACTGTTTGAGAACGACCCCAGCCGGCTGTCGGTTTCGTGGGAGGAACTGGTTCAGGCCCGCAGTTGGTCCAACAAACGACTCCGCAAAATCCTGGATCAAGCTTCCAACGATGGATGGGTGAGCGAGAACATCACCAAGATGGAGTTTGCCCTCACCAAACGCGGCGAATCCGAAGCTCGCCGACTAACACGACGCCACCGGTTGTGGGAACTGTATTTGATTCATCACGCCGACATCGCTCCTCAGCGAGTCGACCGGGACGCCGATGCGATTGAACACGTGCTCGAACCAGAAACCGTTGCGGAACTTGAATCGCTGCTTAACGCCGAATTGGGTGAGCGACGAATGCCGACGGACCCTCACGCTTCATCCGCCGAAGGAGTCGAAGCATGATCGCGTTGGCTGACTCAACACCTTTTTGGATGATCGAGTGGAACTGGGCGCTCGATGGTTGGATCGTCGCGGCGGGAATGCTGTGCGCGGTCGCATCATCGCTTCTTGGTTGCTTCCTGGTGCTTCGCCGGATGAGCCTGCTGGGCGACGCGATCAGCCACGCGGTACTACCCGGTTTGGCCGCCGCATTTCTCATCTCGGGCAGTCGAAGCAGTGGCTGGATGTTCCTCGGCGCCGTCATTGTCGGCGTTCTCACGGCACTGCTGTCCGACTGGATTCACGTTCGCGGTGAAGTCGACGAGGGCGCCTCCATGGGCGTCGTCTTCACAACGTTGTTCGCCGCGGGTTTGATCATGATCGTGCTCGCCGCCGATCGAGTTGACCTCGATCCGGGATGCGTTCTGTATGGAGCCATTGAATCAACGCCGCTGGATACCTGGGCGATCCCAATCCCCATTCTCGGTGAAACCAATGTCCCGCGAGTCGTGGTCGTGCTGTCGATTGTCACGTTGATCAACGCAGCGTTTGTGATCTTCTTCTTTAAAGAACTGAAGATGGCGACCTTCGACGCTGAGCTGGCAACCTCCAGCGGTTTTTCGGCCAAAGCGATCCACTACGTGTTGATGACCTTGGTCGCGGTGACCGCCGTGGCCAGCTTTGAGAGCGTGGGCAATATTCTGGTCGTTGCAATGCTGGTCGTTCCTGCCGCAACCGCGTATTTGCTGACCGATCGACTTGGCATGATGATCTTATTGGCCTGCGTGATCGGCGCCGCGTCGGCTTGGGTTGGTCACGTGGCCGCCGTAGAGATTCCAACTTGGTTCGGTTTCCGCAGCACCACCACCGCCGGCATGATGGCGGTCGCCACCGGATTCGCGTTCACGCTAGCCGTGGTCGGTTCGCCACGTCGCGGATTGGTCCCCCAGTGGTTCCGCAAACAGTGGCTGCGATGGACGATTCTCACCGACGATGTGCTGGCGTTGCTGTACCGAATGGAAGAGAAGACTTTGGACGAACGACCGATCGCCGACGCCATGGCGATGCAAGCCGACCTCGATGCCTGGATGGCGAATGTGTTGCTGACCAACCGTTTCGCAATCAAGTCCGCGGTCAAGTATCACGCATGGCGCGGTCGCCTCGAAACGACTCAGGCGGATGCGTCGGCGGTTGAAGCTAGCGAGGCGTCTGCGAAAGAACATTCCGAGGTCTTGGTTCCGAAGCTGACCGAGGTGGGCAGATCCGAAGCGGAATCGTTGGTTCGTTCTCACCGTTTGTGGGAACAGTACTTGGTCACGCGAGTCGACTTGGAAGGAAGCCGCATTCACCAACAAGCCCACCAGCTCGAACACTTCACCGACCGGCAACTGCAAGATCAACTCGATCATCAAACGGATTCACCAGAGAAAGACCCGCACGGCAGCCCCATTCCCTCGGCAAGCGACAAACACTCATGAGTG
Coding sequences:
- a CDS encoding metal ABC transporter ATP-binding protein; translation: MSSSATPADSFVSNKPAGSTGDGEGSSSIALKVDDLTVAYHRKPVIWDVELEIPAGNLVGIVGPNGAGKSTLLKAAMDLIPRASGRVEFFGQPYSKSRGRVGYVPQRESVDWDFPVDALDVVTMGLYRQLGWCMPVRKKHRDMAREALARVGIADLAHRQISQLSGGQQQRTFLARALVQNADLYLMDEPLAAVDAATEAAIIDLLRQMRADGKTAVVIHHDLQSVPDYFDYVVLLNMRVVASGKTDEVFTSENLQKTYGGRLTLLDEATEAMRRRERSI
- a CDS encoding metal ABC transporter permease, producing MIALADSTPFWMIEWNWALDGWIVAAGMLCAVASSLLGCFLVLRRMSLLGDAISHAVLPGLAAAFLISGSRSSGWMFLGAVIVGVLTALLSDWIHVRGEVDEGASMGVVFTTLFAAGLIMIVLAADRVDLDPGCVLYGAIESTPLDTWAIPIPILGETNVPRVVVVLSIVTLINAAFVIFFFKELKMATFDAELATSSGFSAKAIHYVLMTLVAVTAVASFESVGNILVVAMLVVPAATAYLLTDRLGMMILLACVIGAASAWVGHVAAVEIPTWFGFRSTTTAGMMAVATGFAFTLAVVGSPRRGLVPQWFRKQWLRWTILTDDVLALLYRMEEKTLDERPIADAMAMQADLDAWMANVLLTNRFAIKSAVKYHAWRGRLETTQADASAVEASEASAKEHSEVLVPKLTEVGRSEAESLVRSHRLWEQYLVTRVDLEGSRIHQQAHQLEHFTDRQLQDQLDHQTDSPEKDPHGSPIPSASDKHS
- a CDS encoding transcriptional regulator, with the protein product MKRVSLPVVSAQDYRGAVEGELWELRPAAVAGSFSARSQPVNDSPEAIAKLAESMLQTPADFPTVVEAIVPGDHVALAVDPNVPRISDVLSGVLSLLGQANAGKVSVVLWNEADDALVSRLQETLDEVQSGQATLKPMKVEVVRHEPHRRESLRYIVADENAEAVYLAKDLVDADFTLPILSARARDAINNIDPTGIFPLFADAATQHRYQTGVTTEPSEAAWLLGVQVMMLVSADAAGELGRLIAGTPDALRHELTNLYASGETADQEAWDRDESETASPTVSETVPTAEMVVAALDGDQTSQTWANLARAAIAAGRHVTPGGTIVIWSQVDTPPSPVWMRELGQPPIGIESSDTETESDDAESEENNTAALDQDTAFKSWDTETPLAQQWNQLIADGHVLLHCQLDDDVIESLGMGVIHSVEELRTLGARLNGAGVLRAAHYHTESIVAFSMTDEEVEP
- a CDS encoding NUDIX hydrolase, whose translation is MKKKPSAATVKKSAKKSTSRKSAKKSSRKAHPAAHPASDKSVAKPAAKKAKKSVKKKAAKKSAVKSVRKKDSKSAKPSQERIEKAFRYCPSCRTPNDNPGAIPFRCEECGFAFFFGPVAAVGALVVNEAQELLLVRRARDPGKGQWGLPGGFVDRGESIEGALHREVAEETQLKLTELSLLTTGPNNYTYAGVTADVIDLFFVCKVPADSKIQLELAELSEFKWCVPTKRELNNMAFPSNRIAVEKWLRERKKQVSK
- the tmk gene encoding dTMP kinase, yielding MTQEPSHPYPGRLITLDGIDGVGKSSQIEILTERLRSEGREVLCVRDPGSTDLGTKLRAMLLDSDLQMHRRTEAMLFMASRCEMIESTLRSALADGVTVISDRFLLANVVYQSVGGEVDSQTLWRLGRLACGGIQPDVTLLLDLPAEISMRRVGGEPDRMESRGVDYMAKVRQAFLDELPNAGGRTHVIDASGTIERVAEAIAAIELF
- a CDS encoding metal ABC transporter permease encodes the protein MTEQLWRVISLQDHNTRVVIFGAAMLGLAAGLVGCFTLLRRRALVGDALAHAALPGIAIAFLWVSAMGGNGRSLPVLLAGATVSGLFGIASILIIRRGTRIKEDAALGIVLSVFFGLGLELLGIAQQMKNGNKAGLESFIYGKTASMVESDAWLITVASLICVVVCVGLFKEFKLLCFDEAFAGSRGYPVVLLDAALMSVVVVITIIGLQAVGLVLVIALLVIPAASARFWTDRLVWMMVLSSAIGMTGCLIGAAASAMLPRLPSGAMIVLTTGVGFLISFFVGARRGLLIRMWRRRSLNASIDRQHLLRELYELFENDPSRLSVSWEELVQARSWSNKRLRKILDQASNDGWVSENITKMEFALTKRGESEARRLTRRHRLWELYLIHHADIAPQRVDRDADAIEHVLEPETVAELESLLNAELGERRMPTDPHASSAEGVEA
- a CDS encoding restriction endonuclease, with protein sequence MDTYKTAGWFKFQEDIKEHFLSLGADAETNVSVQGARTIHDVDVLVRTRFLGENLQWIVEAKHWKTKITKLHVLALRTIADDVGADRAFIVSTSGFQKGAYEAADNTNVTLKTFKELREHTRELVESEILESYKQRLRLTEKRCLAHSKSRRIKYGLRHERVFGSGEFSAAEILMKAHTAIVLAENRQYPIDLEMYLTDRKGESVAYSFQQLINWLNLNLNHFDERLLKAEWDMAKNGDYIPSGKITQSEYVLFGDALAEALRLLFSNSHDGTYMDRT
- a CDS encoding metal ABC transporter solute-binding protein, Zn/Mn family — encoded protein: MRTCIGLMLLLVLSATGGCVNSAGKTKSDKLQVLATTAMVGDVVKAIGGDKIEVTVLLGPGVDPHLYKTTRDDVAQILEADVVFYSGLMLEGKMTDTFAKVGKNKPVFAVTEDLDDSRLLSDSQQTDHPDPHVWFDVELWSLTANKVAKVLGDELPSHINAFEKNSVNYQAELRNLAADAKAALATIPKEQRILITSHDAFGYLGRAYDIEVMGVQGISTDSEAGLQRINQLVDLIVEKKVPAVFVETSVNGKSIQALIDGAKSRGHTVTIGGELYSDAAGEAGTYEGTYLGMIDHNVTLITRALGGDAPEKGLRGKLGMDAETTPETSNAPN